From the Sphingomonas suaedae genome, one window contains:
- the dapF gene encoding diaminopimelate epimerase — protein MELHFTKCHGSGNDFCLIDAGDLHLDDASWGRIAQILSDRAGPVGADGILLLTRGDELSAFGFRVFNSDGSEPETCLNGLRCVARAGFEALGVDAARVRLKTSDAQVAREADLAKGVYTVRETVGPVAIDPAAVGVRVAGPVVDAAIAGVPSDRAFTALAMPNPHLIAFVDRVDVDELVALGQWCEAGPELLVDRANVSFVEVRGSDLFVQTFERGVGLTDACGSAMAASAHAAGLTGRLPFGQWLTVFNPGGRVRARAEGPVGGDAVTIAGNATFEWDGVVELDPATGAAGELRIVRRRDDEVAAWEAARA, from the coding sequence ATGGAACTGCACTTCACCAAATGCCACGGGTCGGGAAACGACTTCTGCCTGATCGATGCCGGCGACCTGCATCTCGACGATGCCAGCTGGGGGCGGATCGCGCAGATATTGAGCGATCGGGCCGGGCCGGTGGGAGCGGATGGCATCTTGTTGCTGACGCGCGGTGATGAGTTGTCTGCGTTTGGATTCCGGGTGTTCAACAGCGACGGGTCCGAGCCGGAGACCTGTCTGAACGGACTGCGTTGCGTGGCGCGCGCCGGCTTTGAGGCTTTGGGCGTGGATGCGGCGCGGGTGCGGTTGAAGACCAGCGACGCGCAGGTGGCGCGCGAAGCCGATCTGGCGAAGGGCGTTTATACCGTGCGGGAGACGGTGGGGCCGGTGGCGATCGACCCCGCGGCGGTGGGGGTGCGCGTCGCGGGGCCGGTGGTGGACGCGGCGATCGCGGGCGTGCCGAGCGACCGCGCCTTTACCGCGCTGGCGATGCCCAACCCGCATCTGATCGCGTTCGTCGACCGGGTCGATGTCGATGAACTGGTCGCGCTGGGCCAGTGGTGCGAGGCGGGACCGGAACTGCTGGTCGATCGCGCCAATGTGAGCTTTGTCGAGGTGCGGGGCAGCGACCTGTTCGTACAGACATTCGAGCGCGGGGTGGGGCTGACCGATGCGTGCGGCAGCGCGATGGCGGCGTCGGCCCATGCGGCGGGGCTGACCGGGCGGTTGCCGTTCGGGCAATGGCTGACGGTATTCAACCCCGGCGGTCGGGTGCGCGCGCGCGCCGAAGGACCGGTGGGCGGCGACGCGGTGACGATCGCGGGCAATGCAACGTTCGAGTGGGACGGGGTGGTCGAGCTGGACCCGGCGACCGGCGCCGCCGGGGAGTTGAGGATCGTGCGGCGGCGCGACGATGAAGTCGCCGCGTGGGAAGCTGCCCGCGCCTAG
- the paoC gene encoding aldehyde oxidoreductase molybdenum-binding subunit PaoC, producing the protein MEFDAPAGTNVFDSARIVGKSTPRIDGPLKTTGTAPYAAERHDVAANQAYGFIVGSAIAKGRIVSMDTAAARAAPGVLAVVAAPETKPVGKPQFNNAPLFGGSEISHYHQAIACVVAETFEQARAAAALIQTRYERTDGAFDLAKAAPDAPLAKGSGDKPDRKTLGDFDAAFAAAPVKIDTRYHTADESHAMMEPFATIAAWEGERLTIWTSNQMINWAKRSMSQILGIPAENIRVDSPYIGGGFGGKLFVRADAVLAALGAKAAGRPVKIAMQRPLMANNATHRHATIQRLRIGAGQDGRITAIAHENWSGNLNGEDGENGTLQTPKLYAGANRLTANYIATLDLPEGNAMRAPGEAPGHLALEVAMDELAEQLGIDPIELRIRNEPDMVPGDPKKRFSDRHLTRCLREGADRFGWSKRNPKAGATRDGRWLVGMGVAAGYRGAPTMKSAARIKLGADGRLTVQTDMTDIGTGSYTIIAQTAAETMGVPLDHVSVELGDSDFPVAAGSGGQWGAASSTAGVYAACLALRRAIGEKLGFDGDAAQFQDGKIRLGNRTLALTDAGAMSAEGDMSFGAFKRDYDVGTYAAHFAEVAVDAYTGETRIRRMLAVCDAGRILNPLSARSQVIGAMVMSAGAALMEELAVDKRFGLFVNHDLAGYEVPVHADIPHQDCVFLDTLDPVISPLKAKGVGELGICGPGAAVANAVYNATGVRVRDYPLTLDKYLDKLPALS; encoded by the coding sequence ATGGAATTCGACGCCCCCGCCGGGACCAATGTGTTCGACTCCGCCAGGATCGTCGGCAAGTCCACGCCGCGCATCGATGGCCCGCTCAAGACCACCGGCACCGCGCCCTATGCCGCCGAACGCCACGATGTCGCCGCCAACCAGGCCTATGGCTTCATCGTCGGATCGGCGATCGCCAAGGGGCGGATCGTTTCGATGGATACCGCCGCTGCCAGGGCAGCGCCCGGCGTCCTCGCGGTCGTTGCTGCGCCGGAAACAAAGCCCGTCGGCAAACCGCAATTCAACAATGCGCCGCTGTTCGGCGGCAGCGAGATTTCGCACTATCACCAGGCGATCGCCTGTGTCGTGGCCGAAACCTTCGAACAGGCGCGCGCCGCCGCAGCGCTGATCCAGACCCGCTATGAGCGCACCGACGGCGCGTTCGATCTCGCCAAGGCCGCGCCGGACGCGCCGCTCGCCAAGGGCAGCGGGGACAAGCCGGATCGCAAGACGCTGGGCGATTTCGACGCCGCCTTCGCGGCCGCGCCGGTCAAGATCGACACACGCTATCACACTGCGGACGAAAGCCATGCGATGATGGAGCCGTTCGCGACCATCGCCGCGTGGGAGGGCGAGCGGCTGACGATCTGGACCTCGAACCAGATGATCAACTGGGCCAAGCGGTCGATGAGCCAGATCCTGGGCATCCCGGCCGAGAATATCCGCGTCGATTCCCCCTATATCGGCGGAGGGTTCGGCGGAAAACTGTTCGTCCGCGCCGACGCCGTGCTCGCGGCGCTGGGCGCGAAGGCGGCCGGGCGGCCGGTCAAGATCGCGATGCAGCGCCCGCTGATGGCGAACAATGCCACCCATCGCCATGCGACGATCCAGCGGCTGCGGATCGGCGCCGGACAGGATGGTCGCATCACCGCGATCGCGCACGAAAACTGGTCGGGCAATCTCAATGGCGAGGATGGCGAGAATGGGACGCTGCAGACGCCCAAACTCTATGCCGGAGCCAACCGGCTCACCGCCAACTATATCGCGACGCTCGACCTGCCCGAGGGCAATGCGATGCGCGCGCCGGGCGAGGCACCGGGGCATCTCGCGCTCGAAGTCGCGATGGACGAACTGGCCGAACAGCTCGGCATCGATCCGATCGAACTGCGAATCCGCAACGAGCCGGACATGGTCCCGGGCGATCCGAAGAAGCGTTTTTCCGACCGCCACCTGACCCGCTGCCTGCGCGAAGGGGCCGACCGGTTCGGCTGGAGCAAGCGCAACCCGAAAGCGGGGGCGACCCGCGACGGGCGCTGGCTGGTCGGCATGGGCGTTGCGGCGGGCTATCGCGGCGCGCCGACGATGAAGTCCGCCGCGCGGATCAAGCTGGGAGCCGACGGGCGCCTCACCGTCCAGACCGATATGACCGATATCGGTACCGGCAGCTACACGATCATCGCGCAGACCGCCGCCGAGACGATGGGCGTACCGCTCGATCATGTTTCGGTGGAACTCGGTGATTCCGACTTTCCGGTCGCGGCCGGTTCTGGCGGTCAATGGGGTGCGGCAAGTTCGACGGCCGGCGTCTATGCTGCCTGCCTCGCGCTGCGCCGGGCGATCGGCGAAAAGCTCGGCTTCGACGGCGACGCCGCGCAGTTCCAGGACGGCAAGATCAGGCTCGGCAACCGCACGCTCGCGCTGACCGATGCGGGGGCAATGTCGGCCGAAGGAGACATGAGCTTCGGCGCGTTCAAGCGCGACTATGACGTGGGTACCTATGCCGCCCATTTCGCTGAGGTTGCGGTCGACGCCTATACCGGCGAGACGCGCATTCGCCGGATGCTGGCGGTGTGCGATGCGGGCCGCATCCTCAACCCGCTCTCGGCGCGCAGTCAGGTGATCGGCGCGATGGTGATGTCTGCGGGCGCCGCGCTGATGGAGGAGCTGGCGGTGGACAAGCGGTTCGGCCTGTTCGTCAACCACGACCTCGCCGGCTATGAAGTGCCGGTCCATGCCGATATTCCGCATCAGGATTGCGTGTTTCTCGATACGCTCGATCCGGTGATCTCGCCGCTCAAGGCAAAGGGCGTCGGCGAACTCGGCATCTGCGGGCCGGGCGCGGCGGTTGCCAACGCCGTGTACAATGCGACCGGTGTCCGCGTGCGCGACTATCCACTGACGCTGGACAAATATCTCGACAAGCTGCCCGCGCTTAGCTGA
- a CDS encoding FAD binding domain-containing protein, with protein sequence MKAFTYARAGSPAEATAMASRVQGARFIAGGTNLLDLMKLEIEAPTQLIDINRLGLDTIEETDAGGLRIGAMVRNTALAADKRVRRDYAVLTRAIMAGASGQLRNKATTGGNLLQRTRCPYFYDPNMPCNKRKPGSGCAAIGGFSRQLGVIGTSDACIATYPGDMAVALRLLDAVVETVKPDGETRAIPIADFHRLWGDTPQIETALEPGELITAVTLPKPLGGAHVYHKVRDRSSYAFALVSVAAVLHKDGTGRVAFGGVAPKPWRVEAAEPLLPKGASAVVARAFADARPTEENKFKITLAERTLAGVLAEARS encoded by the coding sequence ATGAAGGCGTTCACCTACGCCCGCGCCGGCTCGCCCGCAGAGGCCACGGCGATGGCGTCGCGGGTTCAGGGCGCGCGCTTCATCGCGGGCGGCACCAATCTGCTCGACCTGATGAAGCTGGAGATCGAAGCGCCGACCCAGCTGATCGATATCAACCGGCTCGGTCTCGACACGATCGAGGAGACGGACGCGGGCGGGCTGCGCATCGGTGCGATGGTCCGCAACACCGCGCTCGCCGCCGACAAGCGCGTACGGCGCGACTATGCGGTGCTCACCCGCGCGATCATGGCGGGCGCATCGGGCCAGCTGCGCAACAAGGCGACGACGGGCGGAAACCTGCTGCAGCGCACCCGCTGCCCCTATTTCTACGACCCCAACATGCCCTGCAACAAGCGCAAGCCGGGCAGCGGCTGCGCAGCGATCGGCGGTTTCTCCCGCCAGCTCGGCGTGATCGGCACCTCGGACGCCTGCATCGCCACCTATCCCGGCGACATGGCAGTCGCGCTCCGCCTACTCGATGCGGTGGTCGAGACCGTCAAGCCGGATGGCGAAACCCGGGCGATTCCGATCGCCGACTTCCACCGCCTGTGGGGCGACACGCCGCAGATCGAGACCGCGCTCGAGCCCGGCGAGCTGATCACGGCGGTGACCCTGCCCAAGCCGCTGGGCGGCGCGCATGTGTATCACAAGGTGCGCGACCGCAGCTCCTATGCCTTCGCGCTCGTGTCGGTGGCGGCCGTGCTGCACAAGGACGGGACCGGCCGGGTCGCGTTCGGCGGTGTCGCGCCGAAGCCGTGGCGGGTCGAGGCGGCCGAGCCGCTGTTACCGAAAGGCGCCAGCGCGGTCGTCGCGCGCGCCTTCGCCGATGCGCGCCCGACCGAAGAGAACAAGTTCAAGATCACGCTGGCCGAGCGGACGCTCGCCGGCGTGCTCGCCGAAGCGAGGAGCTGA
- the paoA gene encoding aldehyde dehydrogenase iron-sulfur subunit PaoA, producing MTDRDLLDPSRRGVLAAGAVGLAASQVRVSAAAPRPASVENSMAVTLTVNGTPQAFDLDVRTTLLDALREHLQLTGTKKGCDHGQCGACTVIVNGERINSCLTLAVMHDGDKITTIEGLGTPDKLHPMQAAFIKHDGYQCGYCTPGQICSAVAVLDEIKRGIPSHVQKDVTAKPRPTNIEMRERMSGNLCRCGAYSNIAEAMAEVAGAKA from the coding sequence ATGACTGATCGGGACTTGCTCGATCCTTCCCGGCGTGGCGTCCTTGCCGCGGGCGCCGTTGGTCTGGCGGCGAGTCAGGTCCGCGTATCGGCGGCCGCCCCTCGCCCGGCTTCGGTGGAGAACAGCATGGCCGTAACCCTGACTGTCAATGGCACGCCGCAAGCGTTCGACCTCGATGTCCGCACCACCCTGCTCGACGCGCTGCGCGAACATCTTCAGCTGACCGGCACCAAAAAGGGCTGCGACCACGGCCAGTGCGGCGCCTGCACCGTGATCGTGAATGGCGAGCGGATCAACAGCTGCCTCACGCTCGCGGTAATGCACGACGGCGACAAGATCACGACGATCGAGGGGCTCGGCACCCCCGACAAGCTCCATCCGATGCAGGCAGCCTTCATCAAGCATGACGGCTATCAGTGCGGCTATTGCACCCCGGGCCAGATCTGCTCTGCCGTCGCGGTGCTCGACGAGATCAAGCGCGGTATCCCCAGCCACGTCCAGAAGGACGTGACCGCAAAGCCCCGCCCGACCAATATCGAGATGCGCGAGCGGATGAGCGGCAATCTGTGCCGCTGCGGCGCCTATTCGAACATCGCCGAGGCGATGGCCGAAGTGGCGGGAGCCAAGGCATGA
- a CDS encoding DNA-packaging protein: protein MASDAEIAAFIDRLIALPDEERGHAVRGMTAPMRREFLARWRIWAHDGQMMPPGEWRVWLIRAGRGFGKTRAGSEWVNQLAADAPEGRFALVGASLDEVRRVMIEGQSGLIAVARADRRPVWKANARELHWPSGAVGFAYSAESPEGLRGPEHHAAWADELGKWGRRGEAAWDNLMMGLRLGDRPRVLVTTTPRPTRLMRRVMALPNCVETRGRTRDNPHLPASFVAAMEADYGGTRLGRQELEGELLVDVPGALWSSAMIEAARAVVVDEPVRVVVGVDPPASAEGDACGIVAVAIDGVGRLCVLEDASVAGLSPEGWAQAVAACARRHGADRVVAEKNQGGDMVMSVLRAAAVAMPVRLVHASRGKAARAEPVAALYERGTVRHARSFAALEEELCGLVRGGGYVGPGRSPDRADALVWAAWELALGWKGEVGVRGTG from the coding sequence ATGGCGAGTGACGCGGAGATCGCGGCGTTCATCGATCGGCTGATCGCGCTTCCCGACGAAGAGCGTGGCCATGCCGTGCGCGGGATGACGGCGCCGATGCGGCGCGAGTTCCTCGCGCGGTGGCGGATCTGGGCGCATGACGGGCAGATGATGCCCCCGGGCGAGTGGCGGGTGTGGCTGATCCGGGCCGGGCGTGGCTTTGGCAAGACGCGGGCGGGGAGCGAATGGGTCAACCAGCTGGCGGCGGATGCGCCGGAGGGGCGGTTTGCGCTGGTCGGGGCGAGCCTGGACGAAGTGCGGCGGGTGATGATCGAAGGGCAATCGGGGCTGATCGCGGTGGCGCGGGCGGACCGCCGCCCGGTATGGAAGGCGAATGCGCGTGAGTTGCACTGGCCATCGGGGGCGGTCGGCTTCGCCTATTCGGCGGAATCCCCGGAAGGGCTGCGCGGGCCGGAACATCATGCCGCCTGGGCCGATGAGCTGGGCAAATGGGGGCGGCGCGGCGAGGCGGCGTGGGACAATCTGATGATGGGATTGCGGCTGGGGGACCGGCCGCGCGTACTGGTGACCACGACGCCGCGCCCGACGCGGCTGATGCGGCGGGTGATGGCGTTGCCGAACTGCGTCGAGACGCGCGGGAGGACGCGGGACAATCCGCATCTGCCCGCGAGTTTCGTCGCGGCGATGGAGGCCGATTATGGCGGCACGCGGCTGGGGCGGCAGGAGCTGGAGGGCGAGCTGCTGGTCGATGTGCCGGGGGCATTGTGGTCGTCGGCGATGATCGAGGCGGCGCGGGCGGTCGTGGTGGACGAACCTGTGCGTGTGGTGGTGGGCGTCGATCCGCCGGCGAGCGCGGAGGGCGATGCCTGCGGGATCGTCGCAGTGGCGATCGACGGCGTGGGGCGGCTGTGCGTGCTGGAGGATGCGAGCGTGGCGGGGCTGTCGCCCGAGGGCTGGGCGCAGGCGGTGGCGGCGTGCGCGCGGCGGCATGGCGCGGACCGGGTGGTCGCGGAGAAGAACCAGGGCGGCGACATGGTGATGAGCGTGCTGCGCGCTGCGGCGGTGGCGATGCCGGTGCGGCTGGTCCATGCCAGCCGGGGCAAGGCGGCGCGGGCGGAGCCGGTGGCGGCGCTGTACGAGCGGGGGACAGTGCGCCACGCGCGGAGCTTTGCGGCGCTGGAAGAGGAACTGTGCGGGCTGGTGCGCGGGGGCGGCTATGTGGGGCCGGGACGCTCGCCCGATCGGGCCGACGCGTTGGTGTGGGCGGCGTGGGAGCTGGCGTTGGGGTGGAAGGGGGAGGTGGGGGTGCGGGGGACGGGGTGA
- a CDS encoding NRDE family protein, translating into MCVLALAWRMHPNWPLVAAGNRDERHERASAPLGRWMATQPHNHAVIGGRDLVAGGSWLALNEAGRLAAVTNVRGEAADPAKLSRGSLVTDMLAGHEPEDLNAYNPFNLIAVDRDGPLYLSNRPDPVRRPLSPGMHGLSNGLFDTLWPKTIRVQMALTAWLEAGSASLEPLFAALADERPAGAAERYEPDPYEPVDSPVFIRNPVYGTRCSTVVAVDHLGRGRIAERRFNAAGSLEGESVLPFTWA; encoded by the coding sequence ATGTGCGTATTGGCGCTGGCGTGGCGGATGCATCCCAACTGGCCTCTGGTCGCCGCGGGCAACCGCGACGAGCGGCATGAACGCGCGTCGGCGCCGCTGGGGCGGTGGATGGCGACGCAGCCGCACAACCATGCCGTGATTGGTGGGCGCGACCTCGTTGCGGGGGGAAGCTGGCTGGCGCTGAACGAGGCGGGGCGGCTGGCGGCGGTGACCAATGTGCGCGGGGAGGCGGCTGATCCCGCCAAGCTATCGCGCGGGTCGTTGGTCACCGACATGCTTGCCGGGCATGAGCCGGAGGATCTGAACGCGTATAACCCGTTCAACCTGATCGCGGTGGATCGCGATGGGCCGCTCTATCTGTCCAACCGGCCGGACCCGGTGCGGCGGCCGTTGAGTCCGGGAATGCATGGGCTGTCGAACGGGCTGTTCGATACGCTGTGGCCCAAGACGATCCGGGTGCAGATGGCGCTGACCGCCTGGCTGGAGGCGGGGAGCGCATCGCTGGAGCCGCTGTTCGCGGCGCTGGCCGACGAGCGACCGGCGGGGGCGGCGGAGCGGTACGAGCCCGATCCCTATGAGCCGGTGGATTCGCCGGTGTTCATCCGCAACCCGGTCTATGGGACGCGGTGCAGCACGGTGGTGGCGGTGGATCATCTGGGGCGCGGGCGGATCGCCGAGCGGCGGTTCAATGCGGCGGGATCGCTGGAGGGCGAGAGCGTGTTGCCGTTTACATGGGCCTGA
- a CDS encoding spermidine synthase — protein MTPREVIGVAEVPGGEPLRLVQHGRDFIIMLERNELMSSRMSGSEEALAEMTLDRLSDPASARLLIGGYGMGFTLRAALKRLGPKGWACVVELVPGIIEWARGPMAELADGCLDDPRTQLVMGDVGGEIARSRGSWDAILLDVDNGPDGLTRDANNGLYTMRGLERARAALAPGGVLAVWSAGPDPAFARRMRDAGFAIEEVQVRARQNGKGPRHVIWFGRRPG, from the coding sequence ATGACGCCTCGCGAAGTGATCGGCGTGGCCGAGGTGCCGGGCGGAGAGCCGTTGCGGCTGGTTCAGCATGGCCGTGACTTCATCATCATGCTCGAGCGCAACGAGCTGATGTCGAGCCGGATGAGCGGATCGGAAGAGGCGCTGGCGGAGATGACGCTGGACCGGCTGAGCGACCCGGCATCGGCGCGGCTGTTGATTGGCGGATATGGCATGGGGTTTACGCTGCGCGCGGCGCTCAAGCGGCTGGGGCCTAAGGGGTGGGCGTGCGTGGTCGAGCTGGTGCCGGGCATCATCGAATGGGCGCGCGGACCGATGGCGGAACTGGCCGACGGGTGCCTGGACGACCCGCGCACGCAGCTGGTGATGGGCGATGTCGGGGGGGAGATCGCGCGCAGCCGGGGCAGCTGGGACGCGATCTTGCTGGATGTCGACAATGGCCCGGACGGGCTGACGCGCGACGCGAATAACGGGCTGTACACGATGCGCGGGCTGGAGCGGGCGCGGGCGGCGCTGGCACCGGGCGGGGTGCTGGCGGTGTGGTCGGCGGGGCCGGACCCGGCCTTTGCGCGGCGGATGCGCGACGCGGGCTTCGCGATCGAGGAGGTTCAGGTGCGGGCGCGGCAGAATGGCAAGGGGCCGCGGCACGTCATCTGGTTCGGGCGCCGGCCGGGCTGA
- a CDS encoding phage portal protein: protein MKWFGRKSGRDGSRPVLARGGGTMAAMGEWPQSYEAQVRAGYAANPVAQRAVRFVMDAFAGAPVAASDPALLALSSARSQGQELIAILSAHLMLHGNAYVQLLGDGAGGVAELFALRPERVSVESDAGGWPVAYRYRVGGSVSRIAAEDAAGRAQVIHIRSFNPLDDHYGLGCLGAASGAIAIHNAATRWNKALLDNAARPSGALVYEPGDGSALSPAQFDRLKGEMEAGFAGAANAGRPMLLEGGLKWQAMSMTPADMDFVGLKAAAAREIALAFGVPPMLIGLPGDNSYANYREANKAVWRMTILPLADMVLSALGQGLSPWFPEARLWVEIDKVPAMAEDRERLWRSVSGAEFLSDSEKRAMLGIDR, encoded by the coding sequence ATGAAATGGTTCGGGCGGAAGTCCGGGCGCGACGGATCGCGTCCGGTGTTGGCGCGTGGCGGCGGGACAATGGCGGCGATGGGCGAGTGGCCGCAAAGCTATGAGGCGCAGGTGCGGGCGGGTTATGCCGCGAATCCGGTGGCGCAGCGGGCGGTGCGGTTCGTGATGGATGCCTTTGCCGGGGCGCCGGTCGCGGCGAGCGATCCCGCGCTGCTGGCGCTGTCGAGCGCGCGCAGCCAGGGGCAGGAGCTGATCGCGATCCTGTCGGCGCATCTGATGCTGCACGGCAATGCCTATGTTCAGCTGCTGGGCGATGGCGCGGGCGGCGTGGCCGAGCTGTTCGCGCTGCGGCCCGAGCGGGTGAGCGTCGAGAGCGATGCGGGCGGCTGGCCGGTGGCCTATCGCTATCGCGTGGGCGGGAGCGTGAGCCGCATCGCGGCGGAGGATGCGGCGGGGCGGGCGCAGGTGATTCATATCCGCAGCTTCAATCCGCTGGACGATCATTATGGGCTGGGGTGCCTCGGCGCGGCGTCGGGCGCGATCGCGATCCACAATGCGGCGACGCGGTGGAACAAGGCGCTGCTCGACAATGCGGCGCGGCCATCGGGCGCGCTGGTCTACGAGCCGGGGGACGGGAGCGCCCTCAGCCCCGCCCAGTTCGACCGACTGAAGGGGGAGATGGAAGCGGGGTTTGCGGGCGCGGCCAATGCGGGGCGGCCGATGCTGCTGGAAGGCGGGCTCAAATGGCAGGCGATGAGCATGACCCCGGCGGACATGGATTTCGTGGGGCTGAAGGCCGCGGCGGCGCGCGAGATCGCGCTGGCGTTCGGGGTGCCGCCGATGCTGATCGGACTGCCCGGCGACAACAGCTATGCCAATTATCGCGAGGCGAACAAGGCGGTGTGGCGGATGACGATCCTGCCGCTGGCGGACATGGTGTTGAGCGCCTTGGGGCAGGGACTGTCGCCCTGGTTCCCCGAGGCGCGGCTGTGGGTCGAGATCGACAAGGTTCCGGCGATGGCCGAGGATCGCGAGCGGCTGTGGCGCAGCGTGTCGGGTGCCGAGTTCCTGAGCGACTCGGAGAAGCGGGCGATGTTGGGGATAGACCGATGA
- a CDS encoding DUF6127 family protein, with amino-acid sequence MSAPVDGRLLAQLIAQGTAEGADMATLRGIAEEAGELGASRALARLGLDDPKAGKDMGELRELLEAWRDAKRSAVKAVAGWVVRMVLALVVVGLAVKLGFWGLGK; translated from the coding sequence ATGAGCGCGCCGGTGGACGGACGGCTGCTGGCGCAACTGATCGCGCAGGGGACCGCCGAAGGCGCGGATATGGCGACGCTGCGCGGGATCGCCGAGGAGGCGGGCGAGCTGGGCGCGAGCAGGGCGCTGGCGCGGCTGGGACTCGACGATCCGAAGGCGGGCAAGGACATGGGCGAGCTGCGCGAATTGCTGGAGGCGTGGCGCGACGCCAAGCGATCGGCGGTGAAGGCGGTGGCCGGATGGGTGGTGCGGATGGTGCTGGCGCTGGTCGTGGTCGGGCTGGCGGTGAAACTGGGGTTTTGGGGGTTGGGGAAGTGA
- a CDS encoding HK97 family phage prohead protease, whose product MGGADGAGAGRGRAGGETGVLGVGEVRGAGFRSVANAGAQSHAANRPRPWTPAFAGEQESSGGPVRFAGYAAVFDVPDRGGDVIRPGAFGSRVRRVPLLWQHRGKPVGVIEAIGEDARGLRVTARVDAPELAALVAKGAVNGLSFGYRTVKTRQGRWREIEALELCEVSLVARPMQGLARVHAVEGVTAVSARPDRPTQPIVGSVRLPA is encoded by the coding sequence ATGGGTGGTGCGGATGGTGCTGGCGCTGGTCGTGGTCGGGCTGGCGGTGAAACTGGGGTTTTGGGGGTTGGGGAAGTGAGGGGCGCGGGGTTCCGTTCTGTTGCGAACGCAGGAGCCCAGAGCCACGCGGCGAACCGCCCGCGACCCTGGACCCCTGCTTTCGCAGGGGAACAGGAGTCTTCAGGCGGGCCTGTTCGCTTTGCCGGTTATGCGGCGGTGTTCGATGTGCCGGACCGGGGCGGGGATGTGATCCGGCCCGGAGCGTTCGGGAGCCGGGTGCGGCGGGTGCCGTTGCTGTGGCAGCATCGGGGCAAGCCGGTCGGGGTGATCGAGGCGATCGGCGAGGACGCGCGGGGGCTGCGCGTGACAGCGCGGGTCGATGCGCCTGAGCTGGCGGCGTTGGTGGCGAAGGGGGCTGTCAACGGGCTGAGCTTCGGATACCGGACGGTCAAGACGCGGCAGGGGCGGTGGCGCGAGATCGAGGCGCTGGAGCTGTGCGAGGTGAGCCTGGTGGCGCGGCCGATGCAGGGACTCGCGCGGGTTCACGCGGTGGAGGGTGTGACTGCGGTCTCTGCGAGGCCTGACCGCCCCACCCAGCCCATTGTCGGGTCGGTCAGGCTGCCAGCCTGA